The genomic stretch AAACCAAGCGCTTATACGTCTTAAACAAAACAAAGACTGGACTCAACCAATAGCTGGTGTGGGCGATGTTTATGCAACAAATTATGACAGCCAACAGCAACTATATCTTCCTGGACATGATTACTCAATCTCTGATGATGAACTTGTAGGAATTGATAAAAATAGAGACATCTTGATGGGGTCACTGAATTTGGAAAAATCTCTAGATCTGCAAACCATTGCCTTGTGGGGTATGGGTGGTATCGGGAAAAGCACTCTTGTCAATAACGTGTTTAGAAATGAAGCATCCAACTTTGAATGCCGTGTATGGGTTTCCGTCTCTCAGTCCTATAAGCTAGATGATATTTGGAGAATAATGCTGAAAGAAATCTATTCTAAAGACCAGAAAGCATTTGATGGTGAGAAGCTGACTTGTGCAGAGCTACAAGATGAATTGAAGGAAACCCTGAAGACAAAGCGGTACTTGATCATATTGGATGATGTCTGGACAGCTGAAGCTTTTAGAAAAATTAAAGGGGTTCTCGTCGACACAAAGATGGGAAGCAGAATAATAATCACAACAAGATCTGATGAAGTAGCTTCACAAGCTGATGATGGATACAAGATCAAAGTTGAGCCTCTTGAGAAGGAGGATGCATGGCGTCTATTTTGCAGGAAGGCGTTTCCGAGAACTGAAAATCACATCTGCCCATTAGCATTACGGAAATGTGGTGAATCCATAGTGGAGAAGTGTGATGGTTTACCATTAGCCCTTGTGTCCATAGGGAGCATATTATCTCTTAAGGAGCAGAATGATACAGAGTGGGGACTATTTGAAGCACAACTTATTTCCGAGCTAAACAACAATTCGGACCTGAAGCATGTGGTGAAAATTCTAAATCTAAGCTACAAATACTTGCCTGACGATTTGAAGAGTTGTTTCTTGTATTGTGCCATGTTCCCAGAAGACCACATGATCCATAGAAAAAGATTGATCAGACTGTGGGTTGCAGAAGGGTTTATTAAACAAAATGGAAATTGCAGTTTAGAAGATGTTGCTGAAGGTTACCTGAGAGAGCTCGTTCGACGAAGCATGCTTCATGTGGTAGAGAGGAACAGTTTTAACAGGATCAAGTGTGTTCGAATGCATGATCTTGTGCGGGAACTAGCCATTTTCCAATCCAAGAGAGAGAGTTTCGGTACAACTTATGATGATAGTCATGGGGTGATGCAGGTGGATTCTCGTCGCATGTCGGTGCTCCAATGCAAAAATGACACTCAACCAAGCGTAGGTCAATGCGGGCTTCGTACCTTCATAGCATTCAACACTAGTATGGGATCCTTTCCATGGTTTAGCTCAGAATCGAAGTACCTTGCTGTGTTGGAGCTATCAGGATTACCTATTGAGACTGTTCCAAATTCAATTGGGGAGCTATTCAACCTTAGGTATTTGGGCCTCAACAAAACCAAGGTGAAGGTACTCCCGAAATCTGTTGTGAACCTTCACAACTTAGAAACATTGAGTCTTCGAGGTGCAGACTGTCTGTATCTCCCACGAGGGTCTAAAAAGTTGAAGAGCTTGCGGCACATTATAATGGGTAAATTGCTGGACCAAAGTTGGTTGAGTTTCAAAAGTTTTGAATGTATGGAGCCTTTTAATGGATTGTGGAGTTTCAAGAACTTGCAAACTCTAGGTGCAGTTCGAGCTAGTAAAGCTTTCGTTGCAAAACTAGCAAGTTTATCTCAGCTGAGGACCCTTAGCATTAGTGGGGTAAGGGGCATCCATTGTGCACAATTGTGTGACTCTCTGTCAAAGATGCATCAGCTCTCAGTGTTAGAAATAATAGCCATCAATGAAGATGAGGTACTCCAGCTTGAAATTTTAACTTTGTCAAACCGTCTTAGAAAGCTCTGTCTGTACGGCCGATTTTCCGAAGGAACTTTTAAGTCTCCATTTTTCTCAAGCAACGGAGATGTCCTTCACAAAATATCTCTACGTTGGTCCCAGCTCTCAGAGAACCCAGTGCCGCGCCTCTCTGAGTTGTCAAACTTGACCGAaatagttctaagcaaagcgtatACTGGACAGGAGATAAACTTCCAGCCAGTGTGGTTCCCAAATGTGAAGATTCTTTTCTTGTTGAATTTGCCACATGTCAACCAAATATGCATACACGAGGGAGCTTTGGTCCGCCTTGAAGAACTTGTGATCAGTGACCTTGTTGTACTGCGGGACATCCCTACCGGCCTGGAACATCTGAAATCCCTCCAGGAGGCGTTTTTTCGTCATATGCATCCTGATTTCGATAGGAATCTTCGAAGGGCAATACCAGAGCATATCCCGAGAGTCTACTGCACCATAAGGTAACTGCAACATCCAATGTGTGCTCGATCACCAGCACCAAACTTTAGCTTTTGAAATTGATGAAAAATTGTTTTTCTGTAGACCCGGAGAGGCATGAGCCTTTCTTGCGTGGATGGGGTTTGCACTTACCTCCATCAATGTGGGAGCTATGTATCACTGTTGAGGAATGGCGAATTATGAGACAACTGTCACTCTTCGTGCTATTACTATTTGTACTTATTCAAAAAATAACTGGTTTTACA from Triticum aestivum cultivar Chinese Spring unplaced genomic scaffold, IWGSC CS RefSeq v2.1 scaffold56240, whole genome shotgun sequence encodes the following:
- the LOC123172263 gene encoding disease resistance protein RPM1 is translated as MAEAALLLVTTKIGKAVATETLHYARPWLTKKAGSIAELPTNMTLIKNDLEVIQAFIKDTGGKGLIDGVTETWIGQVRRLAYDMEDIVDQYMYVVGKHHQKGSKWSYVKKIVKKPQYLFTLDEIATALERINQALIRLKQNKDWTQPIAGVGDVYATNYDSQQQLYLPGHDYSISDDELVGIDKNRDILMGSLNLEKSLDLQTIALWGMGGIGKSTLVNNVFRNEASNFECRVWVSVSQSYKLDDIWRIMLKEIYSKDQKAFDGEKLTCAELQDELKETLKTKRYLIILDDVWTAEAFRKIKGVLVDTKMGSRIIITTRSDEVASQADDGYKIKVEPLEKEDAWRLFCRKAFPRTENHICPLALRKCGESIVEKCDGLPLALVSIGSILSLKEQNDTEWGLFEAQLISELNNNSDLKHVVKILNLSYKYLPDDLKSCFLYCAMFPEDHMIHRKRLIRLWVAEGFIKQNGNCSLEDVAEGYLRELVRRSMLHVVERNSFNRIKCVRMHDLVRELAIFQSKRESFGTTYDDSHGVMQVDSRRMSVLQCKNDTQPSVGQCGLRTFIAFNTSMGSFPWFSSESKYLAVLELSGLPIETVPNSIGELFNLRYLGLNKTKVKVLPKSVVNLHNLETLSLRGADCLYLPRGSKKLKSLRHIIMGKLLDQSWLSFKSFECMEPFNGLWSFKNLQTLGAVRASKAFVAKLASLSQLRTLSISGVRGIHCAQLCDSLSKMHQLSVLEIIAINEDEVLQLEILTLSNRLRKLCLYGRFSEGTFKSPFFSSNGDVLHKISLRWSQLSENPVPRLSELSNLTEIVLSKAYTGQEINFQPVWFPNVKILFLLNLPHVNQICIHEGALVRLEELVISDLVVLRDIPTGLEHLKSLQEAFFRHMHPDFDRNLRRAIPEHIPRVYCTIRPGEA